The following proteins are encoded in a genomic region of Poecilia reticulata strain Guanapo linkage group LG11, Guppy_female_1.0+MT, whole genome shotgun sequence:
- the c19h1orf216 gene encoding UPF0500 protein C1orf216 homolog isoform X2, whose amino-acid sequence MLHHQDQHLNLAYRGGTNSSPHRNKDSNFNFLPGANDEAQAETRRGGDENRNQVRPRNLPLGRDPQSSSLMSPRSRLPCWSPLEPLPEIETGDDGYGRVPPDGAEEWKMEEEEERMMMFDEKKERQRKEEDPDDEWGDSESESEFSGRSGGSVSSLIAESGGEAGRLGGWDRIGVGEPKSSKPEAGLTRIEDVRQRSFSNKLPTGSDLENLPEERNHSDNQSSDSDGELPELMDAVWTLRDRERFKAQEMEKHQVQLTMYRRLALIRWVRTLQGRIQEQQNRLQSSFDVILTHRKELLRMGAAATAVAQS is encoded by the coding sequence ATGCTGCACCATCAGGACCAACATCTGAACCTGGCCTACAGAGGCGGCACCAACAGCTCCCCCCACAGGAACAAAGACAGCAACTTCAACTTCCTGCCAGGTGCCAACGACGAAGCCCAGGCAGAAACCAGGAGAGGAGGCGATGAGAACCGGAACCAGGTCCGTCCCCGAAACCTGCCGTTGGGTCGCGACCCTCAGAGTTCGAGCCTGATGTCGCCTCGCTCCCGCCTGCCCTGCTGGAGCCCACTGGAGCCGCTCCCTGAAATCGAGACGGGGGATGACGGGTACGGGCGAGTGCCGCCGGACGGAGCGGAGGAGtggaagatggaggaggaggaggagaggatgaTGATGTTTGATGAGAAGAAGGAGCgccagaggaaggaggaggaccCGGATGACGAATGGGGAGACAGCGAGTCGGAGTCGGAGTTCAGCGGTCGCTCCGGCGGCAGCGTCTCCTCCCTGATTGCTGAGAGTGGAGGCGAGGCGGGGCGCCTGGGCGGCTGGGACCGGATCGGCGTTGGAGAGCCCAAATCAAGCAAGCCTGAAGCCGGGCTGACCAGAATCGAAGATGTGAGACAGAGAAGCTTCAGCAACAAGCTGCCGACCGGGAGCGACCTGGAGAACCTGCCAGAGGAGCGTAACCACAGCGACAACCAATCCTCAGACTCGGACGGTGAGCTGCCGGAGCTGATGGACGCCGTGTGGACGCTGCGGGACCGCGAGCGCTTCAAGGCGCAGGAGATGGAGAAGCACCAGGTGCAGCTGACCATGTACCGCCGGCTGGCGCTGATCCGCTGGGTGCGCACGCTGCAGGGCCGCAtccaggagcagcagaaccGCCTGCAGTCCAGCTTCGACGTCATCCTGACCCACAGGAAGGAGCTGCTGCGGATGGGAGCCGCCGCCACCGCTGTCGCCCAATCATAG
- the c19h1orf216 gene encoding UPF0500 protein C1orf216 homolog isoform X1, with protein sequence MGESQSRSVMLHHQDQHLNLAYRGGTNSSPHRNKDSNFNFLPGANDEAQAETRRGGDENRNQVRPRNLPLGRDPQSSSLMSPRSRLPCWSPLEPLPEIETGDDGYGRVPPDGAEEWKMEEEEERMMMFDEKKERQRKEEDPDDEWGDSESESEFSGRSGGSVSSLIAESGGEAGRLGGWDRIGVGEPKSSKPEAGLTRIEDVRQRSFSNKLPTGSDLENLPEERNHSDNQSSDSDGELPELMDAVWTLRDRERFKAQEMEKHQVQLTMYRRLALIRWVRTLQGRIQEQQNRLQSSFDVILTHRKELLRMGAAATAVAQS encoded by the coding sequence TGAGTCTCAGTCGAGGTCAGTGATGCTGCACCATCAGGACCAACATCTGAACCTGGCCTACAGAGGCGGCACCAACAGCTCCCCCCACAGGAACAAAGACAGCAACTTCAACTTCCTGCCAGGTGCCAACGACGAAGCCCAGGCAGAAACCAGGAGAGGAGGCGATGAGAACCGGAACCAGGTCCGTCCCCGAAACCTGCCGTTGGGTCGCGACCCTCAGAGTTCGAGCCTGATGTCGCCTCGCTCCCGCCTGCCCTGCTGGAGCCCACTGGAGCCGCTCCCTGAAATCGAGACGGGGGATGACGGGTACGGGCGAGTGCCGCCGGACGGAGCGGAGGAGtggaagatggaggaggaggaggagaggatgaTGATGTTTGATGAGAAGAAGGAGCgccagaggaaggaggaggaccCGGATGACGAATGGGGAGACAGCGAGTCGGAGTCGGAGTTCAGCGGTCGCTCCGGCGGCAGCGTCTCCTCCCTGATTGCTGAGAGTGGAGGCGAGGCGGGGCGCCTGGGCGGCTGGGACCGGATCGGCGTTGGAGAGCCCAAATCAAGCAAGCCTGAAGCCGGGCTGACCAGAATCGAAGATGTGAGACAGAGAAGCTTCAGCAACAAGCTGCCGACCGGGAGCGACCTGGAGAACCTGCCAGAGGAGCGTAACCACAGCGACAACCAATCCTCAGACTCGGACGGTGAGCTGCCGGAGCTGATGGACGCCGTGTGGACGCTGCGGGACCGCGAGCGCTTCAAGGCGCAGGAGATGGAGAAGCACCAGGTGCAGCTGACCATGTACCGCCGGCTGGCGCTGATCCGCTGGGTGCGCACGCTGCAGGGCCGCAtccaggagcagcagaaccGCCTGCAGTCCAGCTTCGACGTCATCCTGACCCACAGGAAGGAGCTGCTGCGGATGGGAGCCGCCGCCACCGCTGTCGCCCAATCATAG